Proteins co-encoded in one Theileria equi strain WA chromosome 3, complete sequence genomic window:
- a CDS encoding CTP synthase, putative (encoded by transcript BEWA_000250A) codes for MKYVVVVGGTMSGIGKGTLLSSIGVVLRSRNISCTAVKIDPYLNQDAGTMSPDEHGEVYVLEDGGEADLDLGNYERFLNLRLTRDHSITSGKVYRSVFDKERRGAYLGKTVQVVPHVVDEIIDWVENVSTKHVDILNWKDPEICLLEIGGTVGDIESEVYIETLRQLRLRVGPENICVCHLSYIPIVGHSQEQKSKPTQHSVKAMLERGLQPDMIFCRCKNQLTKETREKIALFTQVKAKNVISVHNTTDLYNVPLILNEQNVAESILEHLKFTPKSSDPMPFHYTLDHWKRYCRNPENDVVTIGIVGKYTVSSDSYLSILNALKHSTLESNLRLEIRWIDYTLLSDYGSETFVNNFKGVDGVLVPGGFGTRGFDGKRLATRYCRKNKIPLLGICLALQLAIVDIAMEFEPNACHGEETNAPEEHQVIIAMPEYIGENNKGGTMRLGSKTTVIKKDTLAHKLYDHSDTIVERHRHRYEVNTKYIERLEQTGVVFSGKDVTGNRMSIAELPDHPFFFCTQFHPEYTSTPIKPSPPFLGFVLAAKDMLKARLDKFSGKLQSGSSYSTV; via the exons ATGAAGTATGTAGTAGTGGTAGGAGGTACCATGAGCGGTATCGGCAAGGGTACCCTCCTCAGTAGTATAGGCGTTGTTCTTCGGTCGAGGAATATATCCTGTACCGCGGTGAAGATCGATCCATACCTTAACCAAGATGCCGGAACAATGTCTCCTGATGAACACGGAGAG GTCTATGTTCTGGAAGACGGTGGAGAGGCCGACTTGGACCTCGGAAATTACGAAAGATTTTTGAATCTTCGACTTACACGTGACCATAGTATTACATCTGGCAAGGTCTACCGGAGTGTGTTCGACAAGGAACGGCGAGGAGCCTACTTGGGGAAAACTGTCCAG GTTGTACCTCACGTTGTTGATGAGATTATTGACTGGGTTGAAAATGTATCAACCAAACATGTAGACATTCTAAACTGGAAGGACCCCGAGATTTGTCTACTGGAAATTGGCGGCACTGTAGGAGATATTGAGTCTGAAGTGTACATTGAAACACTCAGACAGCTTCGCCTGAGAGTAGGACCTGAAAATATTTGCGTTTGCCACCTATCCTACATTCCCATTGTTGGACATTCTCAGGAACAAAAGTCAAAGCCAACTCAACACTCTGTAAAGGCGATGCTTGAACGTGGTTTGCAGCCAGACATGATCTTTTGTCGCTGCAAAAATCAGTTAACAAAGGAAACTAGAGAGAAAATCGCCCTATTCACTCAGGTAAAGGCAAAGAATGTTATTAGTGTTCACAACACTACGGATTTGTACAATGTACCTCTTATTCTGAACGAGCAAAACGTTGCAGAATCTATATTAGAG catttaaaatttactCCAAAATCCTCCGATCCAATGCCATTCCATTACACTCTTGACCATTGGAAACGCTACTGTAGAAACCCTGAAAATGATGTTGTCACTATCGGAATCGTAGGAAAGTATACCGTTTCTAGTGATTCATACCTATCAATTTTAAATGCCCTAAAGCATTCGACACTTGAGTCAAACTTGAGATTGGAGATCCGTTGGATTGACTACACACTTTTATCCGACTATGGATCCGAGACCTTTGTTAATAACTTCAAGGGAGTTGATGGTGTATTGGTTCCAGGTGGTTTTGGTACGAGAGGATTTGATGGTAAAAGATTGGCAACAAGATATTGTAGAAAAAACAAGATACCCCTATTGGGTATATGTCTTGCACTTCAGTTGGCCATCGTTGATATAGCGATGGAGTTCGAGCCAAATGCATGTCATGGAGAGGAAACGAATGCTCCAGAAGAACATCAGGTCATTATTGCAATGCCAGAGTACATTGGCGAAAACAACAAAGGAGGTACTATGCGCCTAGGAAGTAAGACTACAGTCATAAAGAAGGATACATTGGCCCATAAACTATACGATCACAGTGATACGATTGTAGAACGACACAGACACAGGTACGAAGTAAACACAAAGTACATTGAGAGACTGGAGCAAACGGGTGTTGTTTTCTCAGGAAAGGATGTCACTGGGAATAGAATGAGCATTGCAGAACTTCCGGATCATCCCTTCTTCTTCTGCACACAATTCCACCCGGAATATACATCCACACCCATTAAACCAAGTCCTCCATTTTTGGGTTTTGTTCTTGCTGCAAAAGACATGCTCAAGGCTAGGTTGGATAAATTCTCTGGAAAACTACAATCCGGATCATCATATTCTACAGTGTAG
- a CDS encoding DNA primase small subunit, putative (encoded by transcript BEWA_000260A), with amino-acid sequence MVSTIKQRSSEGEWGAHNPQARGSKPRAASFLFAHFSIIPEAVWLCIDVTSTPPCFYISTMPISDDSIVTEANLRFYYKHLCPVKELIRWVSYEDSNVLCKREISLTYQRETSSDTNEVYIRWQTYEGVDQFYQTLCERDTVPFKFDIGAIYNRRVSLMQLSGGDFRAVERELVFDIDMDDYDEFRTCCTEKKICRKCWRFIRIAVELITKTLQVDFGYKDILWVYSGRRGIHCWVCDKRARELPSDGRIAIIEYLNLITGGDGYVKKVSLFSCEQHPLVQRSFDVCYSNFKDLLVEQNLLSLKHLPTILEYIPEKQQHARKLIQDAINGGSRDSLSLFNQLCDSLSLPNPHEYQSKRDPSVFPYYFIEIVIAFSYPRLDVNVTKDIGHLLKSPFCVHAKTGRICVPVDHEHIDKFYPENVPTVG; translated from the exons ATGGTGTCTACCATAAAGCAGCGTAGCTCAGAGGGAGAGTGGGGGGCTCATAACCCCCAGGCCCGTGGATCGAAACCACGCGCTGCTAGCTTTTTGTTTGCACATTTTAGTATTATTCCTGAAGCTGTTTGGCTATGTATCGATGTAACTAGTACACCTCCTTGCTTTTATATATCTACGATGCCGATTAGTGACGATTCCATTGTAACTGAAGCCAACCTTCGCTTCTATTACA AGCATTTGTGCCCTGTGAAGGAGCTTATTCGATGGGTGTCATACGAAG ACTCAAATGTTCTCTGCAAACGTGAGATATCTCTAACATATCAACGAGAGACTTCCTCCGATACAAACGAAGTCTACATCAGATGGCAG ACATATGAAGGAGTTGACCAGTTTTACCAAACGCTCTGCGAGAGAGATACTGTTCCTTTCAAGTTTGATATAG GCGCTATATATAATAGAAGAGTTTCGTTAATGCAATTGAGCGGCGGAGACTTTAGAGCTGTTGAAAGGGAACTAGTTTTTGATATAGATATGGATGATTATGACGAATTTAGAACATGTTGTACGGAAAAGAAAATTTGTAGGAAATGTTGGAGATTTATAAGAATAGCAGTGGAACTCATAACAAAGACACTGCAAGTGGACTTTGGATACAAGGATATACTGTGGGTTTACAGTGGTCGTCGTGGCATTCATTGCTGGGTGTGTGACAAAAGGGCACGAGAACTGCCTTCTGATGGTAGAATTGCAATCATTGAGTATCTAAATCTGATCACTGGTGGTGATGGCTACGTCAAAAAGGTTAGCCTCTTCAGCTGTGAACAGCATCCCCTGGTTCAACGATCTTTTGATGTATGTTACAGTAACTTCAAGGATCTACTTGTTGAACAAAACCTCTTGAGTTTGAAGCATTTACCTACAATTTTGGAATACATACCGGAAAAGCAACAGCATGCGCGTAAATTGATACAAGACGCCATTAACGGTGGTTCAAGAGATTCACTATCTCTATTCAACCAACTTTGTGATTCTTTATCGCTACCAAATCCACACGAATATCAATCAAAGAGGGATCCTTCTGTATTCCCTTATTACTTTATCGAAATTGTAATCGCATTCTCTTATCCAAGGCTTGATGTAAACGTCACAAAGGACATTGGGCATTTGCTGaaatctccattctgtGTCCATGCCAAAACTG GCAGAATATGTGTCCCCGTAGACCATGAACACATTGACAAATTTTATCCCGAAAATGTTCCGACCGTAGGTTAG
- a CDS encoding signal peptide-containing protein (encoded by transcript BEWA_000280A), protein MNRFIAMQLPLILIFIYSVYGINIQRQSAFVYSNLPRLTLKSNGRLWMSDDSMPDDFFSNENQHYFNQDNDFSRDRQNLRGYTVNQVTILGRIGHIHDPISFNRGKCIKLSVGTSERMKNGVAFTDWHRVIVYGDRTVDYISNFANVGERVLIIGSLRYFQMNSDGADNSFRKIAEVAVNTYNDAHKIIFLSKKMRESNGQFEESFNNEGNFGMGGETENYIE, encoded by the exons ATGAATCGTTTTATCGCAATGCAGCTTCCGCTTATATTAATCTTTATCTACTCGGTATATGGTATAAATATACAAAGGCAATCTGCATTCGTTTACTCGAATTTGCCCAGGTTGACGCTAAAATCCAATGGAAGACTGTGGATGTCCGATGATTCCATGCCAGATGACTTTTTTAGCAATGAAAATCAACATTACTTCAATCAAGATAATGATTTCTCCAGAGACAGACAGAATTTA AGGGGCTATACCGTAAATCAAGTCACAATTTTGGGAAGAATAGGGCACATTCATGATCCTATTAGTTTTAATAGAGGAAAATGCATTAAACTTTCAGTAGGTACTTCTGAG CGCATGAAGAACGGGGTCGCTTTCACCGACTGGCACAGGGTTATAGTTTATGGCGATAGGACTGTGGATTACATATCTAACTTTGCAAA CGTTGGTGAGCGAGTCCTGATTATTGGTAGCTTGCGGTATTTCCAAATGAACTCAG ATGGAGCGGATAATTCATTCAGAAAGATAGCTGAAGTAGCAGTTAATACATACAACGACGCTCATAAGATCATCTTTTTATCCAAGAAGATGCGAGAATCAAATGGCCAGTTTGAAGAATCATTTAATAACGAGGGGAACTTTGGAATGGGAGGAGAGACTGAAAATTATATCGAATGA
- a CDS encoding hypothetical protein (encoded by transcript BEWA_000290A), which translates to MCDFIKFDTKLKDPSLVEGCEVLYKNNCKVEVKYKGSLQGEIMNLTFRLIGNEHLIKLELTSETDLFFYFIHRIDSKSFEDIKTAQNLTIDFVNYSETIIKMVNSCIDSSSFSCILYINGDLGVLKFFQNMDYREMELLECAFRREDEFKTAENITYRYNYTKEILGHYKRRLEEFYTLVKRKDPQIVQNKLFGRPCPHFLPK; encoded by the exons ATGTGTGACTTCATAAAGTTTGACACTAAACTAAAGGATCCGTCACTTG TTGAAGGATGTGAAGTGCTCTACAAGAACAACTGCAAGGTGGAAGTGAAATACAAGGGTTCTTTACAAGGAGAGATCATGAATTTAACGTTCAGATTGATAGGAAAT GAACATTTGATCAAATTGGAGTTAACTAGCGAAACGGATTTATTCTTTTATTTTATTCACAG GATTGACTCTAAATCGTTTGAAGATATCAAAACAGCTCAGAATCTCACGATAGACTTTGTTAACTACTCGGAAACTATCATTAAAATGGTTAATTCCTGCATAGATTCAAG CTCATTTTCGTGTATACTATACATTAATGGTGATCTCGGAGTACTGAAGTTTTTTCAG AACATGGACTATCGTGAGATGGAACTTTTAGAGTGTGCGTTCCGTAGGGAAGACGAATTCAAAACTGCTGAAAACATAACATACCGCTACAATTACACAAAGGAAATTTTAGGTCACTATAAACGTCGTCTCGAG GAGTTTTACACATTGGTGAAACGTAAAGATCCACAGATTGTCCAGAATAAACTATTTGGAAGGCCTTGTCCGCATTTCTTGCCCAAATga
- a CDS encoding ADP-ribosylation factor, putative (encoded by transcript BEWA_000300A) translates to MEFNPLLKSLPFNIILWTGKICTVTIKSLFLFFKSIFRTSTDIYANVQDNLNKPYEHILILGPRNSGKSSLLYRIKLSEFITIASTSSTVEENCEICKYCMMSARDCGHDDLQDYDKFYIKLYEPGYNDSVSVHQEYMQICDKIIYVIDSVGDFHYRTVQEEIITLISEHRYRKSNPKYVIFITKKDIFGGATVQTLKEALKVPKDLENRFIILQGSALTGDGISKVLEFLLVDTNPETNGEKSDLITL, encoded by the exons ATGGAGTTTAATCCACTTTTAAAATCCCTGCCCTTTAATATCATTCTCTGGACCGGAAAAATATGCACTGTAACCATAAAATCGTTGTTTTTGTTCTTTAAATCGATATTTCGAACATCTACTGATATTTATGCAAACGTTCAAGATAACTTAAACAAACCTTATGAACATATCCTAATACTGGGACCGAGGAACTCTGGAAAGAGTAGCCTCTTATATCGCATTAAATTATCGGAATTTATCACTATA GCATCTACATCTTCTACAGTTGAAGAAAATTGTGAAATCTGCAAGTACTGTATGATGTCCGCGAGGGACTGTGGTCATGATGACTTGCAAGATTATGATAAATTCTATATAAAACTCTATGAGCCAGGATATAACGATTCTGTATCTGTACATCAAGAATATATGCAG ATTTGCGACAAAATTATATACGTGATCGATTCCGTCGGTGATTTTCATTACAGAACAGTCCAAGAAGAGATAATAACTCTCATATCGGAACATCGCTACCGCAAATCTAACCCAAAATATGTCATCTTTATAACGAAAAAG GATATCTTTGGAGGCGCTACTGTACAAACTCTCAAAGAAGCACTAAAGGTGCCAAAGGATCTTGAAAACAG ATTTATTATTCTTCAGGGGAGCGCCCTAACCGGCGATGGAATCTCAAAGGTTCTTGAATTTCTGCTTGTGGACACTAATCCCGAGAcaaatggtgaaaaatCGGATTTAATTACTCTATAG
- a CDS encoding signal peptide-containing protein (encoded by transcript BEWA_000310A), giving the protein MKVPSVSFCFPLLALLLTGATTSAFEMKNIIDINADNEVTDYPNYFEDFTVKKFLDRNQPLLTENTLFISFLTASNT; this is encoded by the exons ATGAAGGTTCCTTCCGTTTCATTCTGCTTCCCGCTGTTGGCTTTATTGCTCACTGGAGCTACAACAAGCGCGTTTgagatgaaaaatatcattGACATAAAT GCGGATAACGAGGTTACAG ATTATCCAAACTACTTTGAGGATTTTACAGTAAAAAAATTCCTAGACAGG AACCAACCACTGCTAACAGAGAACACACTCTTTATCTCTTTTCTAACGGCTAGCAATACATAA
- a CDS encoding protein kinase domain-containing protein (encoded by transcript BEWA_000320A), translated as MGNKFAVKRTRKFGKKRSRELVNLGICNGAKNIVRYFGSFYTIDPFGNCMQNSLFEHYQYNLRCFIRTKKATLEKNKLVEDGHKEQIPGTRTKSENNAHNLNTEDHKNVIEIPDDSIFQEDIGNQPQTCPRKDTNSHISTTVRYTFKSNVTNVSNISDILIYVLRNVAIGINEMHSRGLVHRDLKPDNILIDNENNPKEVKICDFGSSKRIVRAGKYFDEPRNFSTPYICSRWYRAPELLLGSISYGSSVDNWSFGCICAELLLLKPFSDAHQLLTLMDILGTPNIRFIQNDSEDWDCSTLVYLENNVVETQVGTFIQSVSIRRGFKHYFR; from the exons ATGGGCAATAAATTCGCAGTAAAACGCACAAGAAAGTT CGGAAAAAAGAGGTCCCGTGAATTGGTCAATTTGGGTATATGCAATGGAGCAAAAAATATCGTTCGTTATTTTGGAAGCTTCTACACAATAGATCCCTTTGGAAATTGCATGCAAAACTCTCTATTTGAACATTACCAATACAATTTGAGGTGCTTTATAAGAACAAAAAAAGCAACTTTGGAGAAAAATAAACTTGTGGAAGATGGGCACAAAGAACAGATCCCAGGAACTAGGACAAAAAGCGAAAACAATGCACATAATTTGAACACAGAGGACCACAAAAATGTGATTGAAATACCAGATGATTCAATATTTCAAGAGGATATTGGGAATCAACCGCAAACTTGTCCTCGAAAAGATACCAATTCTCATATCTCAACAACTGTTAGATACACGTTCAAAAGTAATGTTACGAATGTTTCAAACATTTCCGATATCCTGATTTACGTATTAAGGAATGTAGCGATAGGAATTAATGAAATGCACTCAAGAGGATTAGTCCACAGAGATTTGAAACCAGACAACATCTTG attgataatgaaaataaCCCAAAGGAAGTGaaaatttgcgattttg GATCGTCAAAGAGAATTGTGAGAGCTggcaaatattttgatgaaccGAGAAATTTTTCAACTCCTTACATTTGTTCAAGATGGTATAGAGCACCTGAGTTACTGTTAGGTTCAATCTCATACGGG TCGTCTGTGGATAACTGGT CATTTGGGTGTATTTGTGCGGAGTTGTTACTTCTTAAGCCATT TTCAGATGCACATCAATTACTCACTCTGATGGATATACTTGGAACTCCAAACAT AAGATTTATTCAAAATGATTCCGAAGATTGGGATTGTAGTACTTTAGTGTACCTGGAAAATAACGTTGTAGAGACGCAAGTTG